The nucleotide sequence ATACTTGACCCTCCTTCTCTCAATGTGCTGCTTGTGCCTTTCCTGAAGATATGAGAATACTCAACTCAACCTCTGCACCACTTCTCTTGACCACATCACTGCTTTTGCATTGCCAGCCTGCTTTTCTCACACCCAGTATTGGATAACCCACAGTTCTCTCGAGGTAAACATGGGTAAAATCTAAGCTATTGTCTTCAGCCTGTGTATCCGTGTTGCCAATTCAATCCTCTCACCCCAACCCATCAGCTCAACTTGTTCTATTTGATCCGGCACATTTCCTTGTCCCTCTGAAATATCACCATTCTTGACCTGCCTCTGCCCATTTGTTGCTGAAATTCACTTCCATGACTGTGTCTGTGACATCTCTAGACTTTTTTCATCACTAAGTATCTTGGCTAGCCTCTCATTTTCAATCCCAAGTAAACTACAGTTCTTCCAAACTTCTCTTCCTTCTATCACCACCCTCAGTAACTCACCAGTGTCATCACCTCCAAAATAACCTCGCATTGATTTGATAGAAACATGAAATGATAAGCAAACAAACAGCCCTTCAGGAAGACATGCCTCTACCCCCTCATGAATCATCCAGTATTTCTCATTCCTGGGTGCACCTCTACCCATTGATATTCGGACTTTGCAAAACTCCTCAGTTCCCctataaataatttatatattCTACTTCAAGAATGGTTTGAGACAGGAAAGTTCTCCAGCCAGCCATGTAAAATAAAATTCCAAcatgctttttgtgattttttttacctgTGACCCATCATTACTGTTTCACCTAACAAGAGAAACAACCTGTGACAATTTAACTATATAGTTACCTAAGAAATCCGAAGACCTCCAACAGGCCAGAGAGATCACCATGAaaaattgaatgaaataaaaagtaCTTCTGGGTGCAAAAGCACTTCAGGACATTGTAAGTTTATgaaagatgttttttaaatgttcctGTTTCACGATGTTTAGCATTACATTTCTTTCAACTTTTTATTCCTTAATTGGGCAGAGCTTTATGTTTTTGCCTCCCTTGACAATTGTGTGACAGCCAGTAACAAAATACATTGCAGCCTTCATGCATGTGTGTGTCCTTGCAATGTTACTCAAAATAACATTAATTTCTCAGTTGGTTTAGCTTAAACCTTTCTTCTGGACGTTCGTCAACTTGCaatgttaactcttgtttctctcctTACCAGTCCTACTGGGAGTATTTTGCATTTCTGTCTTGGTTTATAATGTAATTTGAGAATTGTTACAGAGCAGAAGGTCCAAtgtgcctgcaccagctctttTGGTTccgtggaaaagctcagcaggtcgagcagcacctgtggacagaaatcaaaaCTGTACCTCAGAAGGGtcaaaatcaactaggcaaaagtgaggactgcagatgctgaaaaagggctgctgcccgaaacgtcgattttcctgctcctcagatgctccctgacctgctgtgcttttccagcaccactctaatcttgcctcaGAAGGGTCACttaacccaaaacattaactctgatttctctctgcagttgctgccagatgttgagcttttccagtaatttatgtttttgtttctgatttacagtatccacagttctttcggttttcacTTTGTTCCACACTCTTTGCAATCTATACAAATACTTATTTAATGCACTTTTAATGCcttaacttttatttttaaaatataattgagAAACTTTGTATGTTGTCCCAGTGCATTTGAGATTGGGACAACTCAATGTCACTCAGAGACCTTGCCTCATCAGTGGTCTCACTGCTACCCCGGGACCACAGGCGATCCTGACCCAATGCCGGCCCGAGTCTGCGCAGTACCGGATGGTTCACCGATTCTGTGCCGGCTGGGAGTCTGCGCGATGTTTTTATGACGTCCAGTGCCGTTTGGGAGCCTGCGCGGTGCAGTCGTGATGTGCCGGATGGCCGGGAGTTGTGTGATCGTGACGTCCAGCGCCGGCTGGGATTCTGCGCAGTGCTGTCGTGATGTCCAACGCCGGCAAAGCGTCTGCGCAGTGTTGATGTGACGTCAAGTGCCGGCCGGGATTCTGCGCAGTGGCGGGCCGGTTCTGCACCCGTTGTGTACCTTGCTCTGTCCAAAGGGCCGTCCTCGATGGTGTGACTGCGGGAGGGCGACACTGGTTCCGCTGTCCCTGAGGCCGGGAGAGGAGCGTGACCAGCCGGAGTGATGGGGGGCTCCTCGAATGTGAAAGGTAATTGTGGTAGCCGGGGGCCCAGTTGTGTCGGCGAGGACCTGGCCTTGGTGtggacccccacccccacccccacccccaccctccccgccCTCGGGGGGAGCTCCTGTTTCGAGGCTACCCCCACCCGGTCACCGGCCAGGGGCTCGGGGAAATGTTTGCTGCCAAAACCGGGGTTTGGGAGCATCCTGCAGTAATGTCAAGTGTGGAAGGTCAcctccaccttcccccaccccccctcaaaaAGCCGGTCAGcattgccccctccccctccccctccccctccccctccccctccccctccccctccccctccccctccccatacaCAGCGGGACCATCTGGGCGGACACAGCAAATGCCTTCTCATCAGTGAATTCTCACCAGGGGTTGCTCCGGCTGATGGATTAACGGTTGAGTCTGCTGCTGACATTGAGGCCCGCCTCAGCAGGTTCAGGCTCACACTGCTCCCTCATCATCAACTCTCTCCTTGCTGTGTTTCCACAGGTTTCCTTTTGAACCCATCAGCAGTCTGTTAAAAATGTGTTTACTGCTGAAAGTTCCCGGTGTTGTTTGATCAGGTTAACCAtctcacaacgccaggttatagtccaacaggtttaattggaagcacactagctttcagagcgacgctccctCTTTGTTTGATAAGGAGTGCATTAGCGAGCGCAGTGCTTAGTGAAAGGCTATGGCGTGGTTTTTTTCTAATGTTGACTTAAACCTTATTACATCGACAATACATAGCCCACTTGTGCAACTGTATCAACCAAGTTATCGGTTCACTAAACAAGGGTTGCAGAAGCATTTTAATTCAGAGGAATTACTCCATTTGCAGATTAGTCATTAGTATCAATCTaattttataaattccaatgTGGAATGTGACATGAATGTGCTTTGTTATTGAAGGTGTTAAACTTGTCAATAGTATGTAGCTGAAATATACTTGTTTTTTCAATGGCTTCCTTACTATACGATTCCATGTAATATCTGTGATGCACTTATAGTAATGCTCCGGAAGCAATATGGTCGCAAATTGGTCTCtatccagctgcaaatgtgttgctggtcaaagcacagcaggccaggcagcatctcaggaataaagaattcgacgttttgagcataagcccttcatcaggaatgagacagagtagccaagcaggctaagataagaggtagggaggagggacttgggggaggggcgatggaggtgggataggtggaaggaggtcaaggtgagggtgataggccggagtggggtgggggcggagaggtcaggaagaggattgcaggttaggagggcggtgctgagttgagggaaccgactgagacaaggtggggggaggggaaatgaggaaactggagaaatctgaattcataccttgtggttggagggttcccaggcggaagatgaggcgctcctcctccagccgtcgtgttatgttctgccggtggaggagtccaaggacctgcatgtcctcggtggagtgggagggagagttaaagtgttgagccacggggtgattgggttggttggtccgggcggcccggaggtgttctctgaagcgttccgcaagtaagcggcctgtctcaccaatatagatgaggccacatcgggtgcagcggatgcaatagatgatgtgtgtggaggtacaggtgaacttgtggcggatatggaaggatcccttggggccttggagggaagtgagtgtggaggtgtgggcgcaagttttacatttcctgcggttgcaggggaaggtgccgggggtggaggttgggttggtggggggtgtggatctgacgagggagtcatgaagggagtggtccttgcggaacgctgataggggaggggaggcaaatatatccttggtggtggggtccgtttggaggtggcggaaatgacggcagatgatacgttgtatgcggaggttggtggggtgagtaGTGAGTAGGTAGTACAGAGGatatgcagggttagtggtgtcagGGTTGTggatgggtgagagtgtgtgaaagatgttgcaggcagtAGTGAAAGCAACAGAGCATGGGTCAACAGACAATAGGTCTACAGGTCAGtgcctggacaccccgtgctggcctcctacccgccctcgacctctttatagccaactgccgccgtgacattaaccgactcaacctgtccacccctctcacccactccaacctctcaccctcagaacgtgcagccctccactccctccgctccaatcccaacctcaccatcaaacccgcagacaagggaggcgcggtggtagtttggcgcactgacctgtataccgctgaagccaaacgccagctcgcggacgcctcctcttatcacccccttgaccacgaccccacctcccaccaccaaaccatcatctcccagaccatccaggacctcatcacctcaggggatctcccatccaccgcctccaacctcatagtcccacaaccccgcaccgcccgtttctacctcctgcccaaaatccacaaacctgcctgccccggccgacccattgtctcagcctgctcctgccccaccgaactcatctcccaataccttgacacggtcctgtcccctttagtccaagaactccccacctacgttcgggaccacacccacgccctccacctcctccaggattttcgcttccccggtccccaacgccttattttcactatggtcatccagtccctgtacacctccatccccaatcacgaaggactcaaagccctccgcttcttcctttcccgctgcaccaaccaatacccttccactgacaccctccttcgactgactgaactggtcctcaccctgaataacttctcttttcaatcctcccacttcctccaaactaaaggagttgctatgggcacccgcatgggccccagctatgcctgcctcttcgtaggatatgtggaacaatccatcttccgcaactacactggcaccaccccccaccttttcctccgctacatcgatgactgtatcggcgctgcctcgtgctcccacgaggaggttgaacagttcatcaactttactaacaccttccatcccgacctgaaattcacctggactgtctcagactcctccctccccttcctagacctttccatctctatctcgggcgaccgactcaacacagacatctattataaaccgactgactcccacagctacctggactacacctcctcccaccctgccccctgtaaaaacgccatcccatattcccaattccttcgtctccgccgcatctgctcccaggaggaccagttccaacaccgcacagcccagatggcctccttcttcaaggaccgcagattccccccagacgtggtcgacgatgccctccaccgcatctcctccacttcccgctcctccaaccgccaccaagacagaaccccactggttctcacctaccaccccaccaacctccgcatacaacgtatcatccgccaactccaaatggaccccaccaccaaggatatatttccctcccctcccctatcagcgttccgcaaggaccactcccttcgtgactccctcgtcagatccacacccccccaccaacccaacctccacccccggcaccttcccctgcaaccgcaggaaatgtaaaacttgggcccacaccttcacactcacttccctccaaggccccaagggatccttccatatccgccacaagttcacctgtacctccacacacatcatctattgcatccgctgcacccgatgtggcctcatctatattggtgagacaggccgcttacttgcggaacgcttcagagaacacctccgggccgcccggaccaaccaacccaatcaccccgtggctcaacactttaactctccctcccactccaccgaggacatgcaggtccttggactcctccaccggcagaacataacaacacgacggctggaggaggagcgcctcatcttccgcctgggaaccctccatccacaaggtatgaattcagatttctccagtttcctcatttcccctccccccaccttgtctcagtcggttccctcaactcagcaccgccctcctaacctgcaatctccttactgacctctccgcccccaccccaccccggcctatcaccctcaccttgacctccttccacctatcccacctccatcgcccctcccccaagtccctcctccctaccttttatcttagcctgcttggctactctctctcattcctgatgaagggcttatgctcgaaacgtcgaattctctattcctgagatgctgcctggcctgctgtgctttgaccagcaacacatttgcagctgtgatctccagcatctgcagacctcattttttactctatccAGCTGTATCAGTCTGCAAGTCAATGGAATAGCATAGTGTGCCAAAACTTCTGTCACTGGCCATCGTCCTTTTCTGTTCAATCTGCCTTCCTGGACTTTGtctcagattttttttagattagattacttagtgtggaaacagaccctttcagcccaacaagttcacactgacactctgaagagcaacccacccagacccttcacctaacactacgggcaatttagcatggccaattcacctaacctgcacatttttttttggatgcgggaggaaaccagagcacccagaagaaaccaacacagacacggggagaatgtgcaaacttcacacagacagttgcctgaggcggaaattgaacccagtctctggtactgtgaggcagcagtgctatccactgtgccaccgtgctgcccacaattttAGATGAGATTGTCCTTAAGTTCTTGTTTGCCTTGGCTTCCAAAGTTCAAGTGGTTTCTGAGTGACCCTGGTACATTCAAGAGTCAATGTCCTTTGCAGTCTTCCTgtcagcaacattttaaaaagaaataaggCTGGTTTTTCCCTTGGGTTTGTCACCTCCGTTTAAACATTTGTGAAATTTTATAGTAGATATTGTATAAATTAGTTATTACATCATAAGTAGCTGCAATCAGCATTCACTATCACAGTAAGATGCATGTGCAATCGTTGAAATCAGCTTGTTAATAAATTGTGTGGTTAGGTTAGATAGATTTTAGAATTCTAACCAATCAATTTACCGTTGGTAATATGTTTTAGGAATCTGCAGTTAACAAATAGTCAGTTTTTACAGCAGAGAATGAGGCCCATTGGCACAAAAACAATAATCTGCTatctatctaatctaatcccatttaccagcacttgatcTGTAACATTTTATGCTTTgacattttaaatgttaatttaaatAGTTGTTAAGTCTTAAGGattcctctaccaccctttttaagcagtgagttccagatattctgaatcctgttgttgtggttttgttcaacgagctgggaatttgtgttgcagacatttcatcccctgtctaggtgacatcctcagtgcttgggagcctcctgtgaagcgcttctgtgatgtttcctccggcatttatagtgttttgtacctgccacttctggttgtcagttccagctgtccgctgcagtggccggtatattgggtccaggtcgatgtgcttattgattgaatctgtggatgagtgccatgcctttaggaattccctggctgttctctgtttggcttgtcctataatagtagtgttgtcccagtcgaattcatgttgcttgtcatctgtgtgtgtggcgaCTAaggacaacggaatgaggacatgccacaacccaaaggactaccCACACCatcatacatcaaaaacatttctgaactgacagccagactgctgcgaccactaggactcataacagcacataaaccaacagccactgtcagacaacaactcaccaggacgaaggacccaatacctagcatgagcaaaaccaatgttgtgtacaaaatcccatgcaaagactgcacaaaacattacataggtcaaacaggaagacagctaacggtccgcatccataaacaccaactagccacgaaatgacatgaccagctatccttagtagccacacactcggatgacaagcaacatgagctcgactggggcaacacttctattataggacaagccaaacagagaacagccagggaattcctagaggcatggcactcatccacagattcaatcaataagcacatcgacctggacccaatataccgaccactgcagcggacagctggaactgacaaccggaagcggcagattcaaaccactataaatgccggaggaaacatcacagaagcgcttcacaggaggctcccaagcactgaggatgtcacctagacaggggacgaaacttctgcaacacaaattcccagctcggcgaacagaaccacaacaacgagcacccgagctacaaatcttctcacaaattctGAACCCTTTGTAtaaaatacttttcctgacaTTCCCTCTAATATTCCTGTTCCTCCCCAGTTCTTGACCCCCCCTACCAAGGTGAATCATTTCTccctatctatcctgtctgtgcactttaaactttgtacatctcaatcaggtACCTCAAAAccttaatgaaaaccaaaaaaattgcagatgctgtaaatcagaaacaaaaacagattattgGAAAAGCTTTACAGAtatggcagaatctgtggagagaaatcaagagttaacattttgggttgagtgacccagCTTTCTCTGTTGTTAGGTTATGGTTGTTTTCCAAcgtaatctctcttcatagctaaatcaCTTCAGCCCAGGCACGCATcggcaaatctcttctgcaccctctctagtgcaaATTTACATGTTTAATTATTAACTGAATTAATACAAGAGTTGTGTCTCGTTCATGTGTAGCATTCTTGTCTCTAATTCTGCAGCTTGAGATTTCAAGCCCACGTACTTGGGCTCAGCACTTCTGTGCATTTGGAAAAAGTGTACCGTTGGAGTTGCTATGTTTTGAACATGGCATTAGTTTGTCAGACAGTCTGGTCTTTTGGATAAACATTAAGAGAAAAAGATCCATGGCACCTTTTTGAAGACTGGGGAGCTCTGACTGTTCAGACCAATATTTAGAAGTAATCAAAAGTGTTGATGGAATGTGGAGTTTATCACACATGGTTGAAATGTAAAGGAGAGGAGGTTAGGCTTTGGCTGTGCATAATCCTAATCAGACTGCCATCAattttgagtgtcactggattgtTTAAAAACACGATCTTTGTCCATTTGATGTGAACCATAAGCTATGTTTCCCCCATTAATTATCAGTAAAATATTGTAAATAGTTTGAGGCTTATAGCACTTCTCCCTGACAACAAATAGGTTAAGAAGTTCCAATGGGTTTTCTTGATGTGGATTGTTTTCAATACAGTGAGCTGGATTTTGTGGTCAGCAAGAATCAGTGGTGCTCTGTGCTGGCCTTGAAGAAAACTTTCCACACAGATCCAGCTATCCCAGTGCTGTGCATTTCTTTTCTCTGACAGTTAAAATACTTGGAATTGCGCGATAAAATAGCGGGGAGGACGTCAGCACAGCTTCGTGAAGGGGCGGTCATGCccaataaatctgttagaattgtttgaggaggtaacaagcaagttagacaaaggagagccaatggatctgtttggatttccggaaggcctttgtcaaggtgccacacaggaggctgcaaaATACGCTCAGAGTCCAGGATGTTAGGGGcaaagtactggcatggatagatgattggctgattgcagaaggcagagagttgggataaagtggtctttttcaggatggaagccagtgactagtggagttcagcAGGGATCAttgttgggaccataactattcaTGTTATTCATTAACAGtctggacgaaggaactgagcgcattgttgctaagtttgcagatgaaccaAAAATGGGTGGAGGGGGAGATAGGAAGCAAgggggctgcagaaggatttggatatgcttggagaatgggcaaagaagtggcaaatggaatacagtgTAGGAATGTGTGAGGTTTAtgtactttggttggaagaaacgatgtagactattttctaaaagaaaggcttcagatttccaaagcacaAAGAGATCTGGCAGTCCTAGTTTTAGATTCTCTTAAGGTTCATTCAGGTTCTATtgacaattaggaaggcaaatgcaatgttgaggGCTAGATGACTAGAGCAGACATgttctgctgaggctgtataaagctctgtACGGCTGCAttcagaatattgtgagcagttttggcctctgtatttaagaaaggatgcgCTGGCCATAGAGGGGGTCCAGAAGGGGTTTACGAGAGCaatcctgggaatgaagggtttgtcataagAAGAGTggttaaggactctgggtcttTACGTAATAGTTTAGTGGGATGATGGtgaaatctaattgaaactttcagaatactgagatGTAGTTgctactagtaggagagactaggacttgagGGCACAGTCTCCGGATGAAGGGATAATcctctggaactgagatgagtttctctgtggaactcattgctgcagagggctgtggaggccaaggcaTTGAGACAGAGACTGATTCTTGATGAGTAAGGGAATCGAGGTTTACAAGCAGAAGatggtggaatggagttgagaaacatatcagtcttGATCAAATTGTGGAATAGACGTGATGAATGGCCAAATTTTCTccaatcttatggtcttaaatttaGCAGCAAACTCAGTGCATTTGCAAACATGCAGAAGCGTCAATGTCAATGATCAGAATAAGCAGCTAGTCACAGTTACAAATTCTTATCGGCAGCAAACCAGAACATTAAAAACACTGATAATCCTTCACTTAATATGGAGGTGCTGGCATTGGACAGGAGtggacaatgtcagaagtcatataatggagaaaggagaaagtgaggactgcagatgctggagctcagagtcgagagtgtagtgctggaaaagcacagcagatcaggcagcatccgaggagcaggcgaatgacatttcaggcatgattcctgatgctgtgcttttccagtactatgCTGTCAGAAGTCTCTCAATACCAGGTTCTGGTCTAACAGGcttgtttgaaatcacaacctttcGGAATACTGctgctttgtcaggtgaagtcaccCAGTGAAGGGTCAGCACTCTGAAAGCCTCTGATTTTAaatacaccaggttataatccaacaggtttatgatTTTTGCCCTTTTTAATCTATTTAAATTTTCAGATAGCAAAATAAATTATGGCTTTAGAAGCTGATGTGTATCTTTTTTTTGATAAAATTTAACAGTttataaatataaaataaatttttCAGGGCCATTGAAAATGTTTAATGATAATTATGAAGATTGTAAGCTTTAATTGCTTGGACATTTTCATTGGGGCAACACTGTGAAGTACCAATGGGAAGCACTGACAGTTTTACCATAATTATCGCACTGTCCCCTCTGGGTTAGAACATTACGATTTCTTCTGCATTGCATTGCAAATTCAGTGACAGTTTTCACGACTATTTTAGACATTTAGCATCGTGAGTTAGGATAGCTTTAGCTGTTGTGTCCATTTCTATGATGCAGCTTTTTTAATTCAACAAGCCCCTCAGATTTATAAGCTAACATGGTGTAGTATTTataactgctgttgttttgtaaTTTAAGCCTGATTGTTCTTAAAAAAGCCTTGATCGCTATATTCTACGGACCTGATTTAAACTATTAGCATATTTGGGAATGTCTTCAATGTTTATTTAGAGAGAGTCATTTCCAGTTTATTCACATGGGGATTCCAATGTTTGTCTTTTAATTGCTCAATACAAATAGTTAACAAACTGATTTTAATTGGAACCTTGAGGCTTGTAAGATAAGAATATGTTTTTATAAATACTGCCCTTTTTCAACTAAAACAAGTAATTTTGTCATACGTTTCTACTCAGATTTACATGTTAATTATAATACAATGTACACATCATGAAGCCTGTCTTTaacataaatattagtttaatTCACACCATCCCATAATTTGAACTTGAGACAGTTCCGCCCAATGATTTCTTGGTTACTTAGTTCATTTCTCTAGATGTACAGTTTTCCACTTAATTGCTGCCATTGTATATAATTTAGGAAAATTCATGTATGTTATTTAATCCAATTTTTTTGTGTTCTTGGTTTAAACAGAATGGGTTGCAGCAATTTCGCTGACAATTGGAGCAGCTGCTGTTGGTTACCTCGCCTACAGATCTTTATATTCCAGAGACAAGTGCCGTAAATCATTGGTTAATCTCGACATCCAAAAGGATACCCCTAAAGTTGTGCATGCATTTGATGTTGAAGACCTAGGGGATAAAGCAGTGTATTGTAGATGCTGGCGGTCTAAACAGGTAAGAATGTTAATTTGCTTACCCCATTACATGTCATGGGAACATTGTAAAACTGAGAAGAGTGAGGCAGTATGATCCCATTTTGTCCCAATGGATGCGGGATGGACTGCAAAAGAGCGAGTGGAATGATGAATTGGACAAATATGTTTGGTGAAAGTAAAGGGGTATATGGGATCTATTTCCTGGTTACTAGATCTCTATTCCAATGTTCCTATTCAGTCTGTGtctgttttgttttcaatttagtAATGTGAAAATGTAAAACTTTTGCatcaaaatgtaaaatattaatttttaaatatgtCTGAAAAAATGTCATGATTCCTCATGAAAAGTAATATTTCATTTGGGATGGTGTTGATTTTTGGAGGCAGTGTGAATagggaattgttttttttaattaattcatggaATCTGGATATCTTGGGTTAGGCCAGCCATTTATCACCCATTTCTCATTGGCCTTgaaaagatggtagtgagctgacATCTTGAATCACTCCAGTCCTAGGGTAGTGTTCATTTAGAACTAAGAATCATCCTATCCCAGTGGTCTTTCTCACTGCCCCTCAACACCACTATCCTGCTGCTGAAGAAAAAATTGAACACCCTTGTCAATGGACAAGTGTCAACAAGTCTGGAACCATCTGTTAACCCTGGAGGACCACTcatcctcctgcctgtcccctaTTTGAATTGTAGGATGCCAGATGTTCTTTGCTCAGACTTAGCAAACTGAAGGAAGTAAACCAAATCAATTGGACCAAAGAAAGGACCAAGTTAGCAGAGAtctagtgaatccttagagtataaaggcagtaggggtatacttaagagggaaaccaggacgGTA is from Hemiscyllium ocellatum isolate sHemOce1 chromosome 22, sHemOce1.pat.X.cur, whole genome shotgun sequence and encodes:
- the cisd1 gene encoding CDGSH iron-sulfur domain-containing protein 1, which encodes MGGSSNVKEWVAAISLTIGAAAVGYLAYRSLYSRDKCRKSLVNLDIQKDTPKVVHAFDVEDLGDKAVYCRCWRSKQFPMCDGSHTKHNEETGDNVGPLIIKKREV